In Streptomyces chartreusis NRRL 3882, the following are encoded in one genomic region:
- a CDS encoding type II toxin-antitoxin system RelE family toxin yields MTYRIIWETDATNAAVRFLKDDPAGLAAVYEAVDALAETPRPASSTPYGPGFRRLRVGDYRVLYVIDEDVIRILFTHLGRTA; encoded by the coding sequence GTGACTTACCGCATCATCTGGGAGACGGACGCCACCAACGCGGCCGTACGCTTCCTCAAGGACGACCCGGCCGGGCTCGCCGCCGTGTACGAAGCCGTCGACGCGCTCGCCGAGACTCCCCGTCCTGCCAGTTCCACCCCTTACGGCCCGGGCTTCCGCCGACTCCGCGTCGGCGACTACCGCGTCCTGTACGTCATCGACGAGGACGTGATCCGCATCCTGTTCACCCACCTGGGCCGAACGGCGTAG